The Haloplasma contractile SSD-17B DNA segment TTTGACTTCATGTTATCGTCTCTTAATTTTTCCATTGAAAAATATGATACATTATCTTTCACATAATCATTTTCAATTATTTCAACAAGATGATCAAAATCATTCGTTTTAATGTATACATCCTGCATATAATCCACATCAGCGTCTTGCGTAATATACGTATTTGGTAATAAGATAAAATCACCATTGTTCATCAATGAGTTGACAAACCCTGCGACTGTATAAGTTGTATCTTGTCGATGAAATTCAAGTGTAATTGTATCGCCTTTTTCTATACTATACTTGTTTTTCATCATTAATGGGAGAATGACATTACGACCACTTTCAAAATCAATGAGGAATTGTTCTTGGTCATCTGTTATAATCTCAAAGTTCCAATAGTTAAAAAATCCAGAATCAATGCCCCAAATATTCGTGACATAATCGTTATGCTCTTTTATCTTCGTAGGTGGAGCTAAATAAACACCATATGCTCCATCTACTACATCTAAATCCTCGAGTTCTGTTATAAAATGCTCATTTCCCTTAGGGTGCGTCACTGCTAATTCAAACTTAGCATCATCAAACAGACTTCCCACTTCAGCTGCAACACTATTACTCGCTACATTAATCATTATTAAGCTTGCTATACCAATTGTCAACAATGTGATATTGTTGATTATATTTTTATTATCACGTAGATTTTTAGCAGCAATCGTTCCCTCATTACCAAACAGGAACGTATTAACTTTTTCAAACATATAACCTAATACTAGTGTAACAAAAGGCACACTCATAACAATCCCAACACCGATTGAAATCATATAAAGTACAGCAAGACCAATTGAAGCATTGAAGCTTTCAGTTATCATCACTAGTAATGGAATAAATATTAGAAGTAAACTTACTACCAGACGAATTTTACCCCTGTTTGTAATTTGTCTTATATTATTAAGTACAATATCTCGAACTGGAATTTTACTGACTTTAATGATTGGTATAATCGCACTAATAATGGATAGAACCAATGCAGATAGGAATGCAATCAACACATGATGAAATTCCATTGCCAATTCAAGATCTATTGTTGAACCCTGAAACGCACTGTTTATACCAATAACCATTACTCGTAATATACCATACCCTAGGAAACATCCAGTAATACCACCAATTAGTCCATAGAAAATACTTTCTCCTAATAAGATTAAATCTGTCATCTTACGTGTTGCTCCGATACTTCTAAATGTACCAATCATAGGTAATCGTTCCATACTTATAACTTTAAATGCTGTATAGATGATGAAAACACTGATAAATATTACTAGAACTAGCATCAAAGAAAATGATGACGTAATCACCGACATACTTCCCTCTATAGCACTTGTAGATACAGTTGTCCCTACTATATATTCATCATACAATATCGATAATTCATCGATCACTTCACGAGTATCGTTAGGATCTATTGTTTTAACATATAAGCGGTTCACATTACCGCTATGAGCATGTATTGAAGCTAATGTTTCCTTTGGAACTACAGCAGACATCGTATCTCCATCATAATTGAATAATCCTTCTTCTGAGACGATATCATAAATTATAAATTCATGATTGTTTCCGTTAATGAACAATTCTACTGTATCTGAAACTTTAAGGTTAAATGCTCTAGCCTCTCCTTTACCGATAATTACCTGATTACCAGTAAAGTTAGCAGATTGATTTGTACTTATACCATGAATTGTCTCTAAACTTCCTAAGGTAAAGCCTCCAACAAAGACTTTAATCTTGTTTTTTTCATGATCTTCATATACACCATGACTTTCAACTACACCAATACTATACTCAATCTGATTATCAAGTTCCTCTAATTCCCGAACCGTAAAAAAAGGTTCCATATCGCTTCTAGGATTCGATTGAACCATTATTTCAGACGAACCTGTATACTTACTAAACTGTTCAATAAATACATTTTCTATTGTTCCTGGTATCGCTAGAGTAGCGAGAAACAACGCTGTTGATAATGTAATTGAAAACCAAATAAGAAGTGATCGTAATTTCTTTTCTTTAATGTTTCTTAATATAAATTTAAAAATGATTTTCATATGAACCTCCCTAAGCTCAAATTCGACTTTTTATATCCCCGATCATCAACAATTAATACCTATCATATTATAGCATTTTACCTATATATATTCCATAATTTTCCTAAACAATCAAAAAAAGTAGTCCCGTATAGCTGTTGGCCTACTTATTAGAAGTATAATCTCGATTTCAGATTTATCACTATTCACTTATTCGTATTTGCTACTCTTGATATTAAATATATAAGTGTAATATCCATTTTTATGCGTATTGATCATCCTTTAACATTTTTCCTTATAAACTATAGTTCTTATATCAAACTATGTTAGACACTGTTATTTCTTGTTAAACCCTGTCATTATCCTCCTATTTAACAAATGGAATGTGTTCTATATGTATTTCATATACAGATTATGATATAATAAGCACTAATAAATAAATTATAAACGAACGATTGAAATTATTAGACCATAATCCGTATAATTGGAAGTGAATATAATGGCAAATACTACAGATGATTTTAAACGAATTGTTTTAGAAGATATTTCATTAATCGATGTGCGTGCACCTATAGAGTACGAACGTGGTGCTTTTAAGCATGCAGTTAATCTACCAATCATGACTGATGATGAGCGACATCAAGTAGGTTTAACGTATAAGGAAAAAGGAAATGAAGCAGCAAGAAAATTAGGTTACCAACTTGTTTCTGGAGATACAAAGAGTAAAAGAGTCAAGAACTGGCTGAATCATATAGAGAAAAATCCAAATACGATGCTCTATTGTTTTAGGGGTGGCGATCGTTCTCGAATCAGTCAGGAATGGATGAAAGATGAAGGACAAGATATAACTAGGCTTAAAGGGGGATACAAGGCATTTAGAAACTATCTTATACAGGCTTTAGACCCCTCTTACCAGAATAGTACTCCCCTTTTACTAGGAGGATATACTGGTTCAGGTAAGACAATTTTACTTAACAAATTGAAAAATTCAATTGATTTAGAGGGGCTTGCAAATCATCGAGGATCATCCTTCGGTAGTTATATCGAGCCACAACCTTCCCAAATCAACTTTGAAAATAATCTAGCATATGCATTAATTAAGCATAAACAGCAAGGTCATCGTCATATGATTCTAGAAGACGAAGGCAGACATATTGGTAAATGCTATATTCCTTCATCACTTTCTGAATTCTTCAAGAAGGGCAATTTAATTCTAATGGATGTCCCGCTTTTACGTCGTGTTGAAATTACACTTGATGAATATGTCCATGACTCACAAAAACGATATTTAAATACCTATGGGGAGATTGGTTTAGAAAAATGGTATTCGTATATTAGTAATGGTATTAAAAGAATTAAAAAACGTCTTGGTGGAAATCGATATAACCAGGTTATGAAACAATTAAAGGATGCTTATAACCACCAAATAAAGACAGGTGACCAATCATTGCATACATTCTGGATTGAAACTATTTTAAGAGACTATTATGATCCCATGTACCAATATCAAATCGAAAAACGAACCACACCAATCATCTTTAAAGGTGATGAACAAGAAGTGTTCCAATATCTACAAGAATACTGTCAATGATCTAAACTGTGGATCAAATATTACCCATGTAACACATTTACTTTGTGTTTACTTGGGTATTTTTTATACTTTGTATTAATTCATGTAGTTCTCACTAAATCATCACATAATTAACTTTATATGCTAGCCTACTATCCAAACTCTCATAAAATCAACTGTCAAACCTAATGCATTACTAATCGCTCCTCTAATCAAATACTATAAAAAGCTGCTTCTTTATTTCTAAACACAATCCATCCTTCATATACTTTCTTATATCTATTATTATTTATTACAAAATTTACGAGTATTATAAAAATTTGTAGCATCGTGATGAACCGCTTTAAATTATTAAGCATATGATAAATTAATCAAACTATCAGTCAAAAGAGGGATACGTTTATGAGTAAAACGAATAACGTTAGACAAGAATGCAAAAAAGGATCAGTACCCTATTTAATTCGTAAAGGGGATACTTTAAAACAAATTGCAAAACTATATAATTCGACCGTTGAAGCTATTATACAGGTTAATCAACAGATTGATCCTAATAAACTAATGATTGGAGAAACAATATGCATTCCTCTTAGTATACAGTATTATCCAACATGCCCTACAACTAATTATTATATAGTTAGAGAAGGAGATACACTTGAATCAATATCCGAATACTTTAATGTTACAAGACAACAGCTTTATTACTCCAATTTTGGTATAGATCCAGATAACCTTTATCAAGATCAAATCTTATGTATTCCGGTTTCTGCTCCACCAGTTTCAATCACAATCGATGTTTTAAATCGTTTATTATTAGTTGTAAACAATAACCGAGTACTAAGAACCTATCCTATCAGTCTTTCAAACCCTAGTATGCCTATATCAAGAGGTATTTTTACTATTTTAAATAAACAGGTTGATCCTGGGGTCAAGCTTGGAGCTAGATGGATAGGATTATCTGAGGCAGGACTTGGTATTCGTGGAACAAATACACCACAGTTTATAAAGACCTTGACAACTGATAATAGCATTGTACTGTCAAACAAGGATGCTAGTGAACTATTTAATCTGGTCCCCGTCGGAACAATTGTAACTGTACGTTAATTGGAGGTGTCTCACTATGAATAATAGACAATGTAAAACCATTATTACAATTAAATCTGGGGATACTTTAGGTAACCTTGCAGTAGCCTATAATACTACGGTAGGTGCTATTTTAGCTGCAAACAAAGATCTTGATCCAAATGATATCGTGATTGGCCAAGATATATGTATACCAGAAACTAAGGACTCTGTGTGTCCAATTGGATCTATTCCTTATAAAATTAAAGCAGGTGAAACGTTATCAAGTATCGCAACCGAATATAAAACCACTTATGAACAACTCTTATTATCAAATCCTGATTTAAATCCATCTAATCTATCTGTTGGTACAGTTATTTGCATAACACAACCTAAATTACATCCTACAATTTGTCCTTCAAATAATATATATGTCATACAAGAGGGAGATGCTTTTTATAAGATTGCTAATACATTTGGCGTTTCCATAGATGAACTTTTAAGAAATAATCCTAAGGTCGATCCTTCTAACCTAGAGGTCGATCAGGTGATCTGTCTGCCCTTAACTCGGACTCCATATATTATTGTTATCGACTTGGATGAACGAAAGATTAATTTATATTACCTGGGACGATTCAGTAAAAGTTACCCTATAGCAATTGGAAAACCTACTACACCAACACCAGTTGGGGGATTTAGAATCTTTAATAAACAAGTTCAACCTGGAGGACCGTTTGGTACCAGATGGATGGGGTTATCAGCACCTAGTTATGGCATACACGGCACCAATACACCAGAATCAATTGGTACCGCCTCTTCAAATGGTTGTATTCGTATGTACAATAGGGATGTTGAGGAGTTATTTAGTGTTATTACCATTAATACTCCAGTAATCATAGATTAATAAAAAGCGGCAAACACTGAGGATGTATGCCCTTTTTGTCTGCCTATTAAATATCAATAATAAAGTTTAAAAAAACTAAATTAATAATAATTGTATCTACAACAACTGTATACGATAAGTAACAACGCGTTATTTGCAAACTATTAGTATAAAAATCCTATAGTATCATATACCATAGGATTTTTACAACTAGTTAAAACAATTATTAACGAATGATTTAGAGTACTATATGTATAACATTAAGTCAACTCTAAGCTTCATCAGCTTGTTCATTCTCTTCATCATCGCCAATTTCAAGATCTTTTGTATTTCCATTCTCTTTTATATTATAATTATAAGAGGTGTTACCATCTTCATCGGTAACTTCAGTAATTATTACTTCACCTTCTGTATTATTAATTTCGTACTCTAACTTATATACAGATTTTCCGTTCTCAGTTTCCTTACTTAATTCGTAGTAACTTTCTATGTCGTTATCGTATAATTCTAACTCAACTTTAGTTTCGTCCTTTTCTTGCTCAAATTGTAGTTCTGCAGATTTTTCAATACCATCTATTTCAGTTTCAATTGCGAAATATTGTTCTCCTGATTCATTTGCAATTTCTACATATACATAATTCCCAGTTTCATCATCGGTAGTTTCAAACCACATTTCACTTTCATTACCTTCAATTTCCTTTTCACCTACTATTGTATACTCAACACCTTCAATAACAATCATACCCGATAGAATAAACGACTGTTCTTCGAGCTCTGCTTCCTCATCTCCATCTTCATCTTCTTCTGTTTCAGATTCTAATGAAAAGTAAACAGTATATTCATTACCATTGATTGTATACGTCATTTCTTTATCATAATCTTCATGTGTTGATGTTTGTTCATTAATTGTAATAGCTGAATCTAAGCCCTGATCCATAAATGCCTTTAATTTATTAAAATAATTATTTACTTCATCCAATTCAGACTCTATTTCTAAGTTTTCATCCGTTCCTGATGAACTTAAGAATTGTATACTATTACTATATTGACGAATGGCAGTTGTGTTTTCATTAGAAGATGATAAGAAACCACTTGCTAAGTATGTAGATAATGCTAATGATTGGTTTGTACTAAATTTATATGTTTGGTTACTTTCTTGTACCGTAGAACATCCAACTAATGTGATTAGTAAAGCTAATAATGATAATGATAATATTTTTTTCATCCTAATTTCCTCCTATAATATATTACTACTATTTTAAAAATAAGATTTTAAGATCAAATAATCCTCTTTTCACTATTATTATAAGGCCAAGTTATGAAGATTTTATGAAATTAACTTGACTATTTACTTATCTGTAAATGTCTTTTTAATGATGCTCAGTATCTTCAATAGCGAAAGGCAAACAACTTACTAAAAAAAGCGATTATCCAAGTTCGTTGAATCCGTATGTATTCAATGTATTATATTGAAATGATCTTGATTTGCTGATTATTTAATTGGGGATGATTTTATATTTTCAAATTTAAAAAATACCCTTTACAAATGTGTAGAGGGTATTTTTTATAATCAGAGTTTGTAACAATCGCTTATCAGTGTCCTATTTTTTATAAAATAAGGTTTTTTTATACTAGCTTATAGGAATAGAATCATTTTATAACTATATACAGGTTTGAGTAGATTTAGGTAGGTTTTCTGTAACTGTTATTTACCCCATCCATCTATATACTCATACAACCATCGCTCGACTACATCAACGTATTCTAAATCAATGATTGTTTTTCTTCTCTTTAACCATAGAGTTGCAATCGAGAAATGGCTCATATCGTAAGTTGCAATTAATAGTTCACAAAACTCTAATAATTCTACGTTAGATTTACGAGAAAAATTTATAATACTTAGTTGCTATTTTCGCTAATGAAGCCGCACGACTAGTTTTTCAAGATGAGTTGTTTCTTTTCTTAAACATTTAAGAAGTTCTTGGTTTCTCATCGTTTGATCACCTGACTTTTCCTCTTCCTCTTCTTCTTCCTCTATTATAACAAATTTTTACTCATAGCAACTCATAAAATCTATGTTTTTCACTAGTTTTTAACTGTTAAATACACATCAATAAAAAAAGCACCATTGCGGCGCTAATCCTATATGTTACTGAAGTACTTCTGATAATGGTCTCTCTCCATTAATCACTTGATTAAATATTTTTTCAAGTGCTTCCTCGTCTAAACGTGCCTTAAACCCTTTTATTCCAAAAAAATCTTTCACGAAAGGCGTCTTGGGTTTAAAAACAACCTCTTCTGGAGTACCAACTTGCTCAATCTTTCCATTATGCATCAGTACAATTTTAGTACCTAACTTTAACGCTTCCTCAATATCATGCGTGACAAAGACAATTGTCTTCTTAAGCTTCTTATGAATTTCCTTAAGTTCGTCTTGTAAATGACGTCTAGCTATCTCATCAACTGCACCAAACGGTTCATCCATTAAAATAATATCAGGGTCCGAAGCGAGTGCTCTTGCTACACCAATTCGTTGTCGTTGTCCACCACTTAGTTCACTAGGGTATCGATCAAGATATGTATCGTTCATCCCAACTAGATGAATTAAGTCAGAAACTCGTGTATTATACGCTTCTTTTTTCATTCCTTTGATGCTAGGCACATAACCAATATTATTTTCTATTGTCATATGAGGGAATAACCCAATTTGCTGAATCACATAACCAATCGAACTTCGCAACTTGATTGTATTCCATTCTTCTATATTTTTTCCTTCAACATAGATTTCTCCAGATGTGACCGGGATAAGTTTATTAATCATTTTTAATAAAGTCGTTTTTCCACAACCGGAAGGACCTACTAAAACAATAAACTCTCCCTGATCAATCTCTAGATTTAATCCTTTTAGAATCGATTTATTCGTTTCGTATTCTTTATATACATCTTTAATTGTTATTATTGACATTTAATCTAACAAACCTTTCTCCTTAAGGAAATTTATAGCGACTTGTTTTGGTTCTAAATAATTCATGTGTGTAATATCCTCATTACTTATTTCATTTTAGTTTAGTTAAAACAATCTCAAGTTCAGGGGATCGTTCTAAAGTTTCATTCCTCATAGGCGTTATGCAGTAGTAAGAAGGGGGGAAAAGTTAAGAATATCTTCTAACACAACTAAGTTGTGCTCTTTTAGACGTCCATCTTGAACATTAATGATATCGACTTCATTTAATAAAACTATTTTTTTATTTGTTTCCCCCTTCAGATCTACCTAGAACTTTACGTTTTATAAAGTGTTCAACGAAGTTAAGAAGTACATCTGCTAAAACAGCTAGAAGTGCGACTAATAAACTTCCCGCTATTGTTAACTCCTTAAAGTTAGTAGTAATTCCTCTCCAGATTGCAACACCTAATCCACCTGCTCCTATAAAAGATGCAATGGCACCTAGTGCTATTGTCATAATCACCATTGTCCTAAACCCTGCTATAATCACTGGTAATGCAAGTGGCAACTGAATTCTTAGTAGTAATTGTTTCTTTGTCGTTCCCATCCCGATGGCTGCCTCCACGATTTCAGAATCTACCTCTTTAATTCCAACATACGTGTTCCTTATAATAGGCAGTACCCCATAGATTGATAGGGCTATAATCGCACTTGTATTTCCTATACCACTGAATGCAACTAGAAATCCAAACATAGCAATCGATGGAATGGTATACATAAAGTTTGTAATTGCTAAAATTACATTAGCCAGCGTATCATTGTAAGTCATAATCACACCGGTTATTATTCCTACTATTGTTATAATTAAAACTGAAATTAATGTTAAATACATATGTTCTATGATGAGTTCTAAAAAAAACTCCCATCGCTCTACATAGAGATTAAACACCTCTCTTATAAATTCCATTCATAAACCTCACTTCATTCTCGTATTGTCAGTTAATTTTGAGATTCTAAACATCGACATAGATCTTCGTTTAGTATGTTATGTGTCGAAATCAAAACATACTTTACATAAATAATTGTATGCATTCTTCTTAAACTTAATTTAATTCTATGTTAAATAGTTTAACTCTTCAAGGATATTGCTTTTACCAAGTCGTGACAAAAAATCTACTTAATAATAACTACTTAATAATAAAAAGTGAGTTTAACTATATTTTGTTAATCTATGTTCTATTTATATGATTTTTAATTGTATTACTATACAAAAATACTATTAACACTGTCATTAAATTATGAATATAAGATCATACACTTTTTACCATATACCTAAAGTAAATGATTCATTCAGTGATCCATCATTTAAAATTGCTAATAGAATACGTTTTCTCTTCCTATAATCCATTGATTGAAATGTCCCTAATATTAATATATGACGGTTAGATTAAAACTACTGCTTTTTTACGATGCATCAAAATGAAACGCTCACCTTAACTAATTACTCTGCCTTTATAATAAAATAGCAATAGAAGAATTAATTAAAATCATAACTAAAGACCTTAATCTTTTATAGCACAAAAAACCTCTAGTTTGTGTAAACTAAAGGTTTTTTGATTGAACTATATGAACTAACTTATAGATAAATTATCCAATTTCACAAAACTGATCAATAGACTTTTTAATCATATCCATTGAACCTTGCCAGAATGTTTCATCATGCAAATCGATTCCTACTGATTTAGCAACATCATAAACGTTAGCTTGACCTGTTAATTTAAGCACCTCGTTGTACTTATTAATGAAGGCTTCTCCTTCTTTTAAGTACATTGCATATAATCCTTTTGCAAATAATAATCCAAATGCATAAGGGAAATTATAGAAGTTTCGTCCTGCATAGTAATAGTGCGGTTTATGAATCCAAGCATAGTAATCAAATGTTTCTTCATCAATACCTTCTCCATAAGCTTCCTTTTGTGCCCCTACCATAAGATTCTTGATTTCTTCTAACGGAATGTCGCCTTCTTCGCGTTTGTTGAATACTTCTTTTTCAAATAAGAATCTTGAATAGATATCCACAATAACAGCACTGCAGTTCGTCAACTCAGTCCCTAAGATTACTAAGGCTTCTTCATCATCGGCTTGTTTTAAAGCAGCGTTTCTTACGATATTCTCAGCAAAGATTGAAGCTGTCTCTGCAAGTGGCATAGGGTAAGAAGCATTTAATGCACTCTCTTTTTGAAGAACATGACCATGGTAAGCATGCCCGAGTTCGTGTGCAAGTGTTGATACATTTTTAAAACTTCCACCGAAACTACTTAAAATTCTACTTTGTTTTATACAATGTAGGTTACTACAGAATGCTCCTCCACGTTTCCCATCACGAACTTCAGCATCAATCCAACGATCATCAAATGCCTCGACCGCCATATTCCCTAACTCCTCTGAGAACGAAGAGAATTGTTTAACAATGAAGTCACGTGCTTCACTGTATGTAAATTCCATGTCCTTATCACCAATTGGTGCTACTAAATCATACCAAGGTAATTTCCCTTCGTATCCTAGCAACTTAGCTTTCTTATCATAGTATCGTTTAAATTCACCTAAGTTATCACTCATTACCTTTAGCATAGTATTTAATGTCTTCTCATCCATTCTAGAATCTTCTAGTGTTTTATGAAGGGGCGAATCGTATCCCTTAAGCTCACAAAGTGATAGAACCTCTCCCTTAATTCCATTCAGTGAAGCTGCTACACTTTCAGCAATTCGGTCATTACTGTCACGCTCAGCATAGAATGCCTTTTTTCTGACTTCTCCATCTTTAGATGAGTATAAATTCTTAATCTTATTGATGCCTAAAGTTTCTTTTTTACCATCCAGCTCAATATCAACTGTATGATTAGATGCTACTTGATTCTTAAATTTTGACCAAGCACTTGAACTCGTCATTTTCATCTTTGAAATAATAACTTCTTCTTTTTCGCTTAGCATATATTTATTTTTACGAACAATTTCTTGTAGATAAAAATGATGTTCCTTTAGGACTGGTGAAGATTCGATCACCATTTCTAAATGATCTATAGATGATACCCAGTTTGAAATTTGAACAAATACTTTAGTTAACCTGGTACTCTTCTTTTCAAGAATACCCATGTATTTTTTTGCATCCTCTTGCTTAGAATCTGCAGAATTGGTAAGTCTTGCAAATGCCCCTAGTCGGCTACTAACCTTAAAGTAGTCTTGAATCATAGAAATATATTGTTCAAGCTTTGAAGCAGCATTTAAAGTATCTACTAAATTTATATCTGCCCATGTATTCAATTCCTCAATCTTTATATCAAGTAACTCTAAATCACTAAGGAAGTCATCTCCTTTAAATGATGAATATAACTCATCTAAGCTCCATGACATATTTAAATTTTTTGTTCCCATTCTTACAATTAGTAAGCTCTTATATGGCCTACTAATCACACCTTCCTTTCTTTTATTAGTTATCTCCCTTTATTGTAACGAGTCGTCTCAGACGCTCGGTACTAAATAATTAAATTCTTCTCTCCAAAGAATTTATTATTCACAATTTTATACTGCGATATACGTTTCAGTACTCTGTGCACGGCATAGTTTCTTATAAAGTCCATCAAACGCTAATAAATCAACATGCTTCCCTTGCTCTACAATC contains these protein-coding regions:
- a CDS encoding ABC transporter permease, whose amino-acid sequence is MEFIREVFNLYVERWEFFLELIIEHMYLTLISVLIITIVGIITGVIMTYNDTLANVILAITNFMYTIPSIAMFGFLVAFSGIGNTSAIIALSIYGVLPIIRNTYVGIKEVDSEIVEAAIGMGTTKKQLLLRIQLPLALPVIIAGFRTMVIMTIALGAIASFIGAGGLGVAIWRGITTNFKELTIAGSLLVALLAVLADVLLNFVEHFIKRKVLGRSEGGNK
- a CDS encoding LysM peptidoglycan-binding domain-containing protein encodes the protein MSKTNNVRQECKKGSVPYLIRKGDTLKQIAKLYNSTVEAIIQVNQQIDPNKLMIGETICIPLSIQYYPTCPTTNYYIVREGDTLESISEYFNVTRQQLYYSNFGIDPDNLYQDQILCIPVSAPPVSITIDVLNRLLLVVNNNRVLRTYPISLSNPSMPISRGIFTILNKQVDPGVKLGARWIGLSEAGLGIRGTNTPQFIKTLTTDNSIVLSNKDASELFNLVPVGTIVTVR
- a CDS encoding L,D-transpeptidase family protein; the encoded protein is MNNRQCKTIITIKSGDTLGNLAVAYNTTVGAILAANKDLDPNDIVIGQDICIPETKDSVCPIGSIPYKIKAGETLSSIATEYKTTYEQLLLSNPDLNPSNLSVGTVICITQPKLHPTICPSNNIYVIQEGDAFYKIANTFGVSIDELLRNNPKVDPSNLEVDQVICLPLTRTPYIIVIDLDERKINLYYLGRFSKSYPIAIGKPTTPTPVGGFRIFNKQVQPGGPFGTRWMGLSAPSYGIHGTNTPESIGTASSNGCIRMYNRDVEELFSVITINTPVIID
- a CDS encoding M3 family oligoendopeptidase, translated to MISRPYKSLLIVRMGTKNLNMSWSLDELYSSFKGDDFLSDLELLDIKIEELNTWADINLVDTLNAASKLEQYISMIQDYFKVSSRLGAFARLTNSADSKQEDAKKYMGILEKKSTRLTKVFVQISNWVSSIDHLEMVIESSPVLKEHHFYLQEIVRKNKYMLSEKEEVIISKMKMTSSSAWSKFKNQVASNHTVDIELDGKKETLGINKIKNLYSSKDGEVRKKAFYAERDSNDRIAESVAASLNGIKGEVLSLCELKGYDSPLHKTLEDSRMDEKTLNTMLKVMSDNLGEFKRYYDKKAKLLGYEGKLPWYDLVAPIGDKDMEFTYSEARDFIVKQFSSFSEELGNMAVEAFDDRWIDAEVRDGKRGGAFCSNLHCIKQSRILSSFGGSFKNVSTLAHELGHAYHGHVLQKESALNASYPMPLAETASIFAENIVRNAALKQADDEEALVILGTELTNCSAVIVDIYSRFLFEKEVFNKREEGDIPLEEIKNLMVGAQKEAYGEGIDEETFDYYAWIHKPHYYYAGRNFYNFPYAFGLLFAKGLYAMYLKEGEAFINKYNEVLKLTGQANVYDVAKSVGIDLHDETFWQGSMDMIKKSIDQFCEIG
- a CDS encoding ABC transporter ATP-binding protein codes for the protein MSIITIKDVYKEYETNKSILKGLNLEIDQGEFIVLVGPSGCGKTTLLKMINKLIPVTSGEIYVEGKNIEEWNTIKLRSSIGYVIQQIGLFPHMTIENNIGYVPSIKGMKKEAYNTRVSDLIHLVGMNDTYLDRYPSELSGGQRQRIGVARALASDPDIILMDEPFGAVDEIARRHLQDELKEIHKKLKKTIVFVTHDIEEALKLGTKIVLMHNGKIEQVGTPEEVVFKPKTPFVKDFFGIKGFKARLDEEALEKIFNQVINGERPLSEVLQ
- a CDS encoding ABC transporter permease, encoding MKIIFKFILRNIKEKKLRSLLIWFSITLSTALFLATLAIPGTIENVFIEQFSKYTGSSEIMVQSNPRSDMEPFFTVRELEELDNQIEYSIGVVESHGVYEDHEKNKIKVFVGGFTLGSLETIHGISTNQSANFTGNQVIIGKGEARAFNLKVSDTVELFINGNNHEFIIYDIVSEEGLFNYDGDTMSAVVPKETLASIHAHSGNVNRLYVKTIDPNDTREVIDELSILYDEYIVGTTVSTSAIEGSMSVITSSFSLMLVLVIFISVFIIYTAFKVISMERLPMIGTFRSIGATRKMTDLILLGESIFYGLIGGITGCFLGYGILRVMVIGINSAFQGSTIDLELAMEFHHVLIAFLSALVLSIISAIIPIIKVSKIPVRDIVLNNIRQITNRGKIRLVVSLLLIFIPLLVMITESFNASIGLAVLYMISIGVGIVMSVPFVTLVLGYMFEKVNTFLFGNEGTIAAKNLRDNKNIINNITLLTIGIASLIMINVASNSVAAEVGSLFDDAKFELAVTHPKGNEHFITELEDLDVVDGAYGVYLAPPTKIKEHNDYVTNIWGIDSGFFNYWNFEIITDDQEQFLIDFESGRNVILPLMMKNKYSIEKGDTITLEFHRQDTTYTVAGFVNSLMNNGDFILLPNTYITQDADVDYMQDVYIKTNDFDHLVEIIENDYVKDNVSYFSMEKLRDDNMKSNESIFTMLLGFSVITMIIGIFGIFNNFVVSFIGRRKSLAMYRSIGMSKKQLLKMLLIESFTGGFIGGITGIAGGYIFVIVMSYIMKAINIPIDMHLTPGLFIAGFFSGILLSLLSSLLPAIRSSKREIIEAIKFE
- the mnmH gene encoding tRNA 2-selenouridine(34) synthase MnmH, which gives rise to MANTTDDFKRIVLEDISLIDVRAPIEYERGAFKHAVNLPIMTDDERHQVGLTYKEKGNEAARKLGYQLVSGDTKSKRVKNWLNHIEKNPNTMLYCFRGGDRSRISQEWMKDEGQDITRLKGGYKAFRNYLIQALDPSYQNSTPLLLGGYTGSGKTILLNKLKNSIDLEGLANHRGSSFGSYIEPQPSQINFENNLAYALIKHKQQGHRHMILEDEGRHIGKCYIPSSLSEFFKKGNLILMDVPLLRRVEITLDEYVHDSQKRYLNTYGEIGLEKWYSYISNGIKRIKKRLGGNRYNQVMKQLKDAYNHQIKTGDQSLHTFWIETILRDYYDPMYQYQIEKRTTPIIFKGDEQEVFQYLQEYCQ